Proteins from a genomic interval of Streptomyces fodineus:
- a CDS encoding aromatic ring-hydroxylating oxygenase subunit alpha, with amino-acid sequence MTSTSLPDSLIATLPGSAYTDPGIFALEQERVFEAMWFCVARSSDLARPGAFRTVDVGRESILVTRARDNAIRAYFNVCRHRGAKLCTEETGEVKRAFQCPYHAWTYDLTGKLVAAPNLTKMPDVGRTEYGLVGVAVREWLGYVWVCLAENPPSFEEDVMGAVIERLGDTASIDRYDIANLSVGRRIVYDVKANWKLIIENFMECYHCATIHPELTEVLPEFADGYAAQYYVGHGAEFGADIQGFTVDGSEGLDRIPSVAEDQDRRYYAITVKPQVFINLVPDHVIFHRMYPVAVDRTVVECDWLYLPHVVESGKDVSRSVELFDRVNRQDFDACERTQPGMSSRLYAKGGVLVPSEHHIGAFHDWVNERLATPQPE; translated from the coding sequence GTGACCTCGACCAGCCTGCCGGACAGCCTGATCGCCACTCTTCCCGGCTCCGCCTACACGGACCCCGGCATCTTCGCCCTGGAACAGGAGCGCGTCTTCGAGGCGATGTGGTTCTGCGTCGCGCGCTCGTCCGACCTGGCGCGGCCCGGTGCCTTCCGGACCGTGGACGTGGGCCGCGAGAGCATCCTCGTCACCCGCGCCCGGGACAACGCGATCCGTGCCTACTTCAATGTCTGCCGGCACCGCGGAGCCAAGCTCTGCACCGAGGAGACGGGCGAGGTCAAGCGGGCCTTCCAGTGCCCGTACCACGCCTGGACCTACGACCTGACCGGCAAGCTCGTCGCCGCGCCCAACCTGACCAAGATGCCCGACGTCGGCCGCACCGAGTACGGCCTGGTGGGCGTGGCCGTGCGTGAGTGGCTCGGCTATGTCTGGGTCTGCCTGGCGGAGAACCCGCCCTCCTTCGAGGAGGACGTGATGGGGGCGGTGATCGAGCGGCTCGGCGACACCGCGTCGATCGATCGCTACGACATCGCGAACCTCTCGGTGGGCCGGCGGATCGTCTACGACGTCAAGGCGAACTGGAAGCTCATCATCGAGAACTTCATGGAGTGCTACCACTGCGCCACGATCCACCCCGAACTCACCGAGGTCCTCCCGGAGTTCGCCGACGGCTACGCCGCCCAGTACTACGTCGGCCACGGCGCCGAGTTCGGCGCGGACATCCAGGGCTTCACCGTCGACGGCTCCGAGGGCCTGGACCGCATCCCCTCGGTCGCCGAGGACCAGGACCGCCGCTACTACGCGATCACCGTCAAGCCGCAGGTGTTCATCAACCTGGTGCCCGACCACGTGATCTTCCACCGGATGTACCCGGTGGCCGTGGACCGCACGGTGGTGGAGTGCGACTGGCTGTACCTCCCGCACGTCGTGGAGAGCGGCAAGGACGTCAGCCGGTCCGTGGAGCTCTTCGACCGGGTCAACCGACAGGACTTCGACGCCTGCGAACGCACCCAGCCGGGCATGAGCTCACGGCTGTACGCCAAGGGCGGCGTGCTCGTGCCCAGTGAGCACCACATCGGCGCCTTCCACGACTGGGTGAACGAGCGTCTCGCGACGCCGCAGCCGGAGTGA
- a CDS encoding IclR family transcriptional regulator, with protein MSNYSADTETNGSPPGGVQSVDRAISVLEILAQRGEAGVSEVAAEIEVHKSTAFRLLGALEARGLVEQAGERGKYRLGFGIVRLAGAVTGRIDITQQGRPVCERLAEEIGETVNIAVMQEHYAINLYQVRGTAAVTAHNWVGQLTPVHATSSGKIMLAHLAAKERAALVADAGLKKLTPHTISSKAKLEKNLAEARERGYAWTLEELEIGLHAMAAPIRDREGQVIASISASGPSYRFTEERMHELAPVLVKGADEISHRMGYLG; from the coding sequence ATGAGCAACTACAGTGCGGATACCGAAACGAATGGTTCACCGCCCGGCGGGGTCCAGTCGGTCGACCGCGCCATCAGCGTCCTGGAGATCCTCGCCCAGCGTGGCGAGGCAGGCGTGAGCGAGGTGGCCGCCGAGATCGAGGTCCACAAGTCGACGGCTTTCCGCCTGCTCGGCGCCCTGGAGGCGCGGGGCCTGGTGGAGCAGGCGGGCGAGCGCGGAAAGTACCGGCTCGGCTTCGGCATCGTACGACTGGCGGGCGCCGTCACAGGGCGTATCGACATCACCCAGCAGGGTCGTCCGGTGTGCGAGCGCCTGGCGGAGGAGATCGGCGAGACGGTCAACATCGCCGTCATGCAGGAGCACTACGCGATCAACCTCTACCAGGTGCGTGGCACGGCCGCCGTCACCGCGCACAACTGGGTCGGCCAGCTGACCCCGGTGCACGCCACCTCCAGCGGCAAGATCATGCTGGCTCATCTGGCCGCGAAGGAACGCGCCGCGCTGGTCGCGGACGCCGGCCTGAAGAAGCTGACCCCCCACACGATCTCCTCGAAGGCGAAGCTGGAGAAGAACCTCGCCGAGGCCCGGGAGCGCGGTTACGCCTGGACGCTGGAGGAGCTGGAGATCGGGCTGCACGCCATGGCCGCCCCGATCCGGGACCGGGAGGGCCAGGTCATCGCGTCGATCAGCGCCTCCGGGCCCTCGTACCGGTTCACCGAGGAGCGCATGCACGAGCTGGCTCCGGTGCTGGTCAAGGGTGCGGACGAAATCAGCCACCGGATGGGATACCTCGGCTGA